In one Cyprinus carpio isolate SPL01 chromosome B2, ASM1834038v1, whole genome shotgun sequence genomic region, the following are encoded:
- the LOC109079476 gene encoding uncharacterized protein LOC109079476, giving the protein MMAGKVEKVSKYETLKLLEKCRKERDDALHRENMMREKMRQYESRMRSTEALKQKLKQLILDNKELRKQVKVLRVEIGLEASPKFHGKTTKDIINDLHEKERECSSLVEKAGKLSLTIDELTSELANTVTSKTLLEDQVQSLQQNLKDMTNNQRRLLKLWEDKKAQREQLSLPAIPQRPGQKPLVHKGVQTEMSISSTQILPTNAFETKTRRETDKGRTSLDRRNLTLANGTHREKNALIQNEAKGIHN; this is encoded by the coding sequence ATGATGGCTGGGAAAGTGGAAAAGGTGTCCAAATACGAAACTTTGAAGCTTTTGGAAAAGTGCCGGAAGGAAAGAGACGATGCTTTGCACCGCGAGAATATGATGAGGGAGAAAATGAGACAATACGAGTCTCGAATGAGATCAACCGAAGCGCTGAAACAGAAATTAAAGCAATTGATTTTGGACAACAAGGAGCTGCGGAAACAAGTGAAGGTCCTGCGGGTTGAAATTGGTTTAGAGGCCAGTCCCAAATTTCACGGAAAAACCACCAAGGATATAATAAACGACCTGCACGAGAAGGAGCGCGAGTGCAGTTCTCTTGTTGAAAAAGCGGGTAAATTAAGTTTGACGATTGATGAACTGACATCCGAGCTGGCCAACACCGTGACCTCGAAGACTTTGCTGGAGGACCAGGTGCAGTCCCTGCAGCAGAACCTGAAGGACATGACCAACAACCAGCGGCGTCTCCTGAAGCTCTGGGAGGACAAGAAGGCTCAGCGGGAGCAGCTGTCACTGCCCGCCATACCGCAGAGACCCGGACAAAAACCGCTGGTGCATAAAGGCGTCCAGACGGAGATGTCCATCAGTTCAACCCAGATATTACCCACCAACGCATTCGAGACCAAGACCCGCCGGGAGACTGATAAAGGCAGAACCAGTCTGGACAGACGCAACCTCACTTTAGCGAACGGCACCCACCGAGAGAAAAACGCGTTAATTCAGAACGAAGCGAAAGGAATACACAACTGA
- the LOC109051350 gene encoding protein YIPF1-like produces MANTDFHLQFQEFEDEQGFTDNNQGATTVTIDDPIKSRKQRKATGTAFEEEDNDDKTELLSGQRKSAPFWTFEYYQTLFDVDSHQVKNRIIGSILPWPGKNFVEVYLRSNPDLYGPFWICATLVFAIAVSGNISSFLVHQGQPNFRYVPDFSKVTMAATAIYSYAWLVPLALWGFLTWRNTKITSLVSYSFLQIVCVYGYSLSIYIPAVILWIIPNEGLRWCSIVVALCLSGSVLVLTFWPAIRDDKPRITIAIISTIMILHVLLAVGCKACFFSTYEMHPSKAHNEPSTATNTSSTNPK; encoded by the exons ATGGCCAATACGGATTTTCATTTGCAGTTTCAAG AATTTGAAGATGAGCAAGGATTCACTGATAATAATCAAGGTGCCACAACAGTGACCATCGATGACCCCATCAAATCTAGAAAACAACGAAAAGCTACTGGAACTGCTTTTGAAGAAGAGGACAACGATGACAAAACTGAG CTTCTGTCAGGTCAAAGAAAAAGTGCACCCTTCTGGACGTTTGAGTATTACCAAACATTATTTGATGTGGACAGTCATCAG GTAAAGAACAGAATAATTGGTTCAATTCTGCCTTGGCCTGGGAAAAACTTTGTTGAGGTCTATTTACGGAGTAACCCAGACCTGTATG GACCTTTCTGGATCTGTGCAACTCTTGTTTTTGCCATCGCTGTAAGTGGAAACATCTCCAGTTTTCTTGTGCACCAGGGTCAGCCAAATTTCAGATATGTGCCAGACTTCAGCAAAG TAACTATGGCAGCCACAGCTATCTAcagttatgcatggttagtgCCTTTAGCTCTGTGGGGTTTTCTTACCTGGCGAAATACGAAGATCACAAGCCTGGTGTCCTACTCCTTCTTGCAGATAGTGTGTGTCTATGGTTACTCGCTCTCCATCTACATCCCTGCTGTG ataTTGTGGATAATACCAAATGAAGGGTTGAGGTGGTGCTCCATCGTGGTAGCTTTGTGTCTCTCAGGATCTGTGCTGGTATTGACCTTCTGGCCAGCCATCAGGGACGATAAACCAAGGATTACCATTGCGATCATATCCACAATCATGATTCTTCACGTCCTGCTTGCAGTTGGTTGCAAG gCATGTTTCTTCAGTACATATGAGATGCATCCATCAAAGGCTCACAATGAGCCATCGACAGCGACCAACACTTCATCCACAAATCCAAAGTGA
- the lrrc42 gene encoding leucine-rich repeat-containing protein 42 yields the protein MYVSEGCGAVYVREKGELRCVSADRNHAPQHRLFTRDFSFQLCIDTLPSASHTKRRDHFIFTYNKEGSLRYTVKSLFDISLQFIADHIEHVDSLVGFPEQMADKLFSAAEERHKFTEPHTAPRALQVFCEAYGELVLRSLCLRNRNLLISERLEEIRQFQNLESLDLYGCRLGDNHEVFKYITSEALASLVKLFIGANCLSDAGLQRLTAPVRVMKKGLENLQLLELSENPITEKGLGYLTCFKTLQKLDISGTNVTVNVSLKGFFRKNMRMVLSETPLKEFGHSDCKTEGWAEQVINQWEITASEVPKKDCKPRTNALRFYGREKFVRETLNSCSGTSDTTKKDKVVPIHFHKVDLCGTSSTAEHNTLSSTVVAVQKGKKRRLSTEEDQSSAPLSKRQSLSALSAEDLDLLNSY from the exons ATGTATGTAAGTGAGGGCTGTGGAGCAGTGTATGTCCGGGAGAAAGGAGAACTGCGGTGTGTCAGTGCAGACAGGAATCATGCTCCGCAGCACAGACTCTTCACCAGAGACTTCTCCTTTCAACTCTGCATCGACACTTTACCATCCGCGAGCCACACAAAGAGAAGAGACCACTTCATATTCACCTACAACAAAGAGGGCAGCCTGCGGTACACGGTGAAGTCTTTATTTGACATCTCTTTACAGTTCATCGCTGATCATATCGAGCATGTGGACTCACTGGTCGGTTTTCCTGAGCAAATGGCTGATAAGTTGTTCTCGGCCGCTGAAGAGAGACACAAATTCACTGAGCCTCACACTGCACCCAGAGCACTGCAGGTCTTCTGTGAGGCCTACGGAGAACTAGTGCTGAGATCCCTGTGTTTGAGGAACAG GAATCTTTTGATATCCGAAAGGTTGGAAGAGATCAGACAGTTTCAGAATCTGGAGAGCCTGGACCTCTATGGATGTAGATTAGGTGACAACCATGAGGTTTTTAAATACATAACCTCTGAAGCCCTGGCTAG TCTTGTGAAGCTTTTCATAGGTGCAAACTGCCTTTCTGATGCAGGACTGCAGAGACTGACCGCCCCGGTGAGGGTGATGAAGAAAGGTCTAGAAAATCTGCAACTTTTGGAACTCTCTG AGAATCCCATTACTGAGAAAGGTCTTGGATATCTAACATGCTTTAAAACGCTACAGAAACTGGACATATCTGGGACAAATGTGACG GTGAATGTGTCTTTGAAAGGATTCTTCAGAAAGAATATGAGAATGGTCTTATCAGAAACACCTTTGAAGGAGTTTGGACACTCTGATTGTAAAACAGAAGGCTGGGCTGAACAG GTAATAAACCAGTGGGAAATTACAGCTTCTGAAGTACCAAAGAAAGACTGCAAACCAAGAACAAATGCTCTCCGGTTCT ATGGAAGAGAAAAGTTTGTCCGAGAGACATTAAACTCCTGCTCTGGGACGAGTGACACCACAAAGAAAGACAAAGTTGTGCCGATTCACTTTCATAAGGTTGATCTCTGTGGCACGAGTTCAACAGCAGAACACAACACACTCTCGTCAACAGTGGTAGCTGTTCAGAAGGGCAAGAAGAGGAGACTATCAACAGAGGAAGACCAAAGTTCAGCTCCTCTGTCAAAGCGCCAGTCTCTGTCAGCTCTGTCTGCGGAGGACTTAGATCTGTTAAATAGTTACTGA
- the tmem59 gene encoding transmembrane protein 59 isoform X4 — protein sequence MSAIKSCGILMSFCCILTSTYASSDVFDGVLGETASCHKTCQMTYSLHTYPRKEALYACQRGCRLFSICQFVGDSKDLNETKAECESACREAYTQSEEQYACDLGCQSQQPFAEERMEQLLTMMPRIHLLYPLTLVRGFWEDMMSQAHSFITSSWTFYLQADDGKVVIFQSEPQIQFIPQFEFQRDETEESQSTFVGQEMKNPVYKDYPRSYIQERDRDMFIDRSNSEDDYNLFSCLSRNPWLPGWILTTTLVLSVLVLIWICCATVSTAVEQYVPAEKLSIYGDMECIKDQKLTPYLQSSLVIIRSPGVEEQEAGPLPSKVNLDQSNI from the exons ATGAGTGCAATAAAGTCCTGCGGGATTTTGATGAGTTTTTGCTGCATACTTACGAGCACATATGCATCTTCCGACGTCTTCGATGGTGTTTTGGGGGAAACGGCGTCTTGTCATAAAACATGTCAGATGACTTACAGCTTGCACACTTATCCACGG aaggAGGCGCTGTACGCCTGTCAGAGAGGATGTCGCCTCTTCTCCATCTGTCAGTTCGTGGGTGACAGCAAGGATCTCAACGAAACCAAAGCTGAATGCGAGTCAG CCTGTCGTGAAGCCTACACTCAGTCAGAGGAGCAGTACGCATGCGATCTAGGATGCCAGAGTCAACAGCCATTTGCAGAGGAAAGAATGGAGCAG CTGTTGACCATGATGCCCAGGATCCATCTCCTGTATCCACTGACTTTGGTGAGGGGTTTCTGGGAAGACATGATGAGCCAGGCTCACAGCTTCATCACCTCCTCCTGGACATTTTACCTCCAGGCAGATGATGGCAAAGTGGTCATTTTCCAG TCCGAGCCCCAAATTCAGTTTATCCCTCAGTTTGAGTTCCAGAGGGACGAGACTGAGGAGTCACAGAGCACTT TTGTAGGTCAGGAAATGAAAAACCCTGTTTATAAAGACTACCCAAGAAGCTACAttcaggagagagacagagacatgtTCATCGATCGAAGCAACTCTGAGGACGATTACAACCTCTTCAGCTGTCTCTCAAG GAACCCGTGGCTGCCTGGCTGGATCCTGACCACCACTCTGGTTCTGTCCGTCTTGGTTCTGATCTGGATTTGTTGTGCCACAGTGTCCACCGCCGTTGAGCAGTACGTCCCTGCTGAG AAGCTAAGCATATATGGGGATATGGAGTGCATTAAGGATCAGAAACTGACCCCGTATCTGCAGTCCTCTCTGGTGATCATCAGATCTCCAGGTGTGGAGGAGCAGGAAGCTGGACCTCTTCCATCAAAGGTCAATCTGGATCAGTCTAACATTTAA
- the tmem59 gene encoding transmembrane protein 59 isoform X3 — MSAIKSCGILMSFCCILTSTYASSDVFDGVLGETASCHKTCQMTYSLHTYPRKEALYACQRGCRLFSICQFVGDSKDLNETKAECESACREAYTQSEEQYACDLGCQSQQPFAEERMEQLLTMMPRIHLLYPLTLVRGFWEDMMSQAHSFITSSWTFYLQADDGKVVIFQSEPQIQFIPQFEFQRDETEESQSTFVGQEMKNPVYKDYPRSYIQERDRDMFIDRSNSEDDYNLFSCLSRNPWLPGWILTTTLVLSVLVLIWICCATVSTAVEQYVPAEQKLSIYGDMECIKDQKLTPYLQSSLVIIRSPGVEEQEAGPLPSKVNLDQSNI, encoded by the exons ATGAGTGCAATAAAGTCCTGCGGGATTTTGATGAGTTTTTGCTGCATACTTACGAGCACATATGCATCTTCCGACGTCTTCGATGGTGTTTTGGGGGAAACGGCGTCTTGTCATAAAACATGTCAGATGACTTACAGCTTGCACACTTATCCACGG aaggAGGCGCTGTACGCCTGTCAGAGAGGATGTCGCCTCTTCTCCATCTGTCAGTTCGTGGGTGACAGCAAGGATCTCAACGAAACCAAAGCTGAATGCGAGTCAG CCTGTCGTGAAGCCTACACTCAGTCAGAGGAGCAGTACGCATGCGATCTAGGATGCCAGAGTCAACAGCCATTTGCAGAGGAAAGAATGGAGCAG CTGTTGACCATGATGCCCAGGATCCATCTCCTGTATCCACTGACTTTGGTGAGGGGTTTCTGGGAAGACATGATGAGCCAGGCTCACAGCTTCATCACCTCCTCCTGGACATTTTACCTCCAGGCAGATGATGGCAAAGTGGTCATTTTCCAG TCCGAGCCCCAAATTCAGTTTATCCCTCAGTTTGAGTTCCAGAGGGACGAGACTGAGGAGTCACAGAGCACTT TTGTAGGTCAGGAAATGAAAAACCCTGTTTATAAAGACTACCCAAGAAGCTACAttcaggagagagacagagacatgtTCATCGATCGAAGCAACTCTGAGGACGATTACAACCTCTTCAGCTGTCTCTCAAG GAACCCGTGGCTGCCTGGCTGGATCCTGACCACCACTCTGGTTCTGTCCGTCTTGGTTCTGATCTGGATTTGTTGTGCCACAGTGTCCACCGCCGTTGAGCAGTACGTCCCTGCTGAG CAGAAGCTAAGCATATATGGGGATATGGAGTGCATTAAGGATCAGAAACTGACCCCGTATCTGCAGTCCTCTCTGGTGATCATCAGATCTCCAGGTGTGGAGGAGCAGGAAGCTGGACCTCTTCCATCAAAGGTCAATCTGGATCAGTCTAACATTTAA
- the tmem59 gene encoding transmembrane protein 59 isoform X1, with protein MSAIKSCGILMSFCCILTSTYASSDVFDGVLGETASCHKTCQMTYSLHTYPRKEALYACQRGCRLFSICQFVGDSKDLNETKAECESACREAYTQSEEQYACDLGCQSQQPFAEERMEQLLTMMPRIHLLYPLTLVRGFWEDMMSQAHSFITSSWTFYLQADDGKVVIFQSEPQIQFIPQFEFQRDETEESQSTFVGQEMKNPVYKDYPRSYIQERDRDMFIDRSNSEDDYNLFSCLSSRNPWLPGWILTTTLVLSVLVLIWICCATVSTAVEQYVPAEQKLSIYGDMECIKDQKLTPYLQSSLVIIRSPGVEEQEAGPLPSKVNLDQSNI; from the exons ATGAGTGCAATAAAGTCCTGCGGGATTTTGATGAGTTTTTGCTGCATACTTACGAGCACATATGCATCTTCCGACGTCTTCGATGGTGTTTTGGGGGAAACGGCGTCTTGTCATAAAACATGTCAGATGACTTACAGCTTGCACACTTATCCACGG aaggAGGCGCTGTACGCCTGTCAGAGAGGATGTCGCCTCTTCTCCATCTGTCAGTTCGTGGGTGACAGCAAGGATCTCAACGAAACCAAAGCTGAATGCGAGTCAG CCTGTCGTGAAGCCTACACTCAGTCAGAGGAGCAGTACGCATGCGATCTAGGATGCCAGAGTCAACAGCCATTTGCAGAGGAAAGAATGGAGCAG CTGTTGACCATGATGCCCAGGATCCATCTCCTGTATCCACTGACTTTGGTGAGGGGTTTCTGGGAAGACATGATGAGCCAGGCTCACAGCTTCATCACCTCCTCCTGGACATTTTACCTCCAGGCAGATGATGGCAAAGTGGTCATTTTCCAG TCCGAGCCCCAAATTCAGTTTATCCCTCAGTTTGAGTTCCAGAGGGACGAGACTGAGGAGTCACAGAGCACTT TTGTAGGTCAGGAAATGAAAAACCCTGTTTATAAAGACTACCCAAGAAGCTACAttcaggagagagacagagacatgtTCATCGATCGAAGCAACTCTGAGGACGATTACAACCTCTTCAGCTGTCTCTCAAG CAGGAACCCGTGGCTGCCTGGCTGGATCCTGACCACCACTCTGGTTCTGTCCGTCTTGGTTCTGATCTGGATTTGTTGTGCCACAGTGTCCACCGCCGTTGAGCAGTACGTCCCTGCTGAG CAGAAGCTAAGCATATATGGGGATATGGAGTGCATTAAGGATCAGAAACTGACCCCGTATCTGCAGTCCTCTCTGGTGATCATCAGATCTCCAGGTGTGGAGGAGCAGGAAGCTGGACCTCTTCCATCAAAGGTCAATCTGGATCAGTCTAACATTTAA
- the tmem59 gene encoding transmembrane protein 59 isoform X2, translating into MSAIKSCGILMSFCCILTSTYASSDVFDGVLGETASCHKTCQMTYSLHTYPRKEALYACQRGCRLFSICQFVGDSKDLNETKAECESACREAYTQSEEQYACDLGCQSQQPFAEERMEQLLTMMPRIHLLYPLTLVRGFWEDMMSQAHSFITSSWTFYLQADDGKVVIFQSEPQIQFIPQFEFQRDETEESQSTFVGQEMKNPVYKDYPRSYIQERDRDMFIDRSNSEDDYNLFSCLSSRNPWLPGWILTTTLVLSVLVLIWICCATVSTAVEQYVPAEKLSIYGDMECIKDQKLTPYLQSSLVIIRSPGVEEQEAGPLPSKVNLDQSNI; encoded by the exons ATGAGTGCAATAAAGTCCTGCGGGATTTTGATGAGTTTTTGCTGCATACTTACGAGCACATATGCATCTTCCGACGTCTTCGATGGTGTTTTGGGGGAAACGGCGTCTTGTCATAAAACATGTCAGATGACTTACAGCTTGCACACTTATCCACGG aaggAGGCGCTGTACGCCTGTCAGAGAGGATGTCGCCTCTTCTCCATCTGTCAGTTCGTGGGTGACAGCAAGGATCTCAACGAAACCAAAGCTGAATGCGAGTCAG CCTGTCGTGAAGCCTACACTCAGTCAGAGGAGCAGTACGCATGCGATCTAGGATGCCAGAGTCAACAGCCATTTGCAGAGGAAAGAATGGAGCAG CTGTTGACCATGATGCCCAGGATCCATCTCCTGTATCCACTGACTTTGGTGAGGGGTTTCTGGGAAGACATGATGAGCCAGGCTCACAGCTTCATCACCTCCTCCTGGACATTTTACCTCCAGGCAGATGATGGCAAAGTGGTCATTTTCCAG TCCGAGCCCCAAATTCAGTTTATCCCTCAGTTTGAGTTCCAGAGGGACGAGACTGAGGAGTCACAGAGCACTT TTGTAGGTCAGGAAATGAAAAACCCTGTTTATAAAGACTACCCAAGAAGCTACAttcaggagagagacagagacatgtTCATCGATCGAAGCAACTCTGAGGACGATTACAACCTCTTCAGCTGTCTCTCAAG CAGGAACCCGTGGCTGCCTGGCTGGATCCTGACCACCACTCTGGTTCTGTCCGTCTTGGTTCTGATCTGGATTTGTTGTGCCACAGTGTCCACCGCCGTTGAGCAGTACGTCCCTGCTGAG AAGCTAAGCATATATGGGGATATGGAGTGCATTAAGGATCAGAAACTGACCCCGTATCTGCAGTCCTCTCTGGTGATCATCAGATCTCCAGGTGTGGAGGAGCAGGAAGCTGGACCTCTTCCATCAAAGGTCAATCTGGATCAGTCTAACATTTAA